The genomic DNA AGGCGCAGCTCTTCCAGATTGGACAAGTTGCCCAGCTCGGACGGAATGGACCCGGTCAGTCCAACCCCCCACAGATACAGAAGCTGCAAGTTCGGCAGACTGCCCAATCCAGCGGGGACCGTCCCACCGAGGGTCAGCAGGTTGGACTCGGTAAACGGTTCGACCGTGGGGTAGAGCTGAACCGTCGAAACTCCGCTGTCTTGCGAGGCGAGAATCCCGTCCCAATGCTCCATGTCCAGGGTCTCCGACCAATTGAGTACACCATTGGGATCCAAAGAGTCCTTGAGGTCGATGAGCGTGCGGCAGTCGCGGATCAGCGCGGCGCTGGCCTGCGAGCCGCAGTGGCTGCTAGCGGCAGCTTGCGGCGCGACGCTCCACAGGGCGGCCAGCAATGCCAGCCCGGCAATGGCCGCCGGCATGAGAAGACGGCGTAACGACTGAGCGGCGCGCCCGGGATGGGGTGCGGCGCTCAGCATGGGGCCCTTTGAGCAGCTAGAGAGTTTCGAGAGGCAGGGGCGGGCGCCCCGAGATGGCCGCGGGCGCAGAACGGGACTCCCGTTGCCCACTCCGACAGGAAGTGCCTCCCTGGCTGCGCCTACCGGCCCATGTGCTTGAGTCCGCAGCCTCGGGAAGCCAGCCTATCCTGGGTGCATAAGTACCGTCAATTGATAGATGTGATACGACCGGCTGTATCCGACTAGTCTGAGTACGGTCGGAGTGGTCGAATTGGTATGACCGTCGCAGGTTGATTAGCACCGTCAGTGACAGACCTCAAGACCTTGACGCCTGTCACCTCGCGGACCTAGGGCGACACTCTGAGTCCGCCCGGCCTTGGCGCCGACCCCGTCGATTCGTGGCTGGGACCGCTCTAGAGGACGGTCTTGGGTCGCTCCTTGGTCGGATCGAGGAAGGGCACGCGCACGACCTCGGCGTCCACGAGACCATCCTTCGGGAGCCCCACCTTTGCCCGGGTGCCTCGCTTCCAGTGGGTGGGCGGCATGACCGCCAGCGCGATGTTGGCCCCGACGTTTGGCGACCAGAACGCGCTGGTGACGTAGCCCACGTCGCGTCCGGCGTCGGCGTCCTTGACCAGGTAGAAGTCCTCGTTGTACCAGGTGATCGGCTCGCCGCCGACCTTCAATCCGACCAGGCGCTGCGTCACGCCCTCCGCCTTGATCCTGGCCAGCGCGTCCTTGCCGATGAAATTGTCCTTGGTCAGGTCCACCTGCCATCCGAGCCGCACTTCGTAGGGGTTGTTTTCGATATCCAAGTCCTGGCCGTAAGACAGGATTCCAGCCTCCAAGCGCCGGATGTGGCTGGGGGCGATGACGCGCAGGTTGAACTCCTTGCCCTGTTCCAGGATGTACGGCCAGACGTCGTCGGCGTGGAGCATGGCGTCGTGCAGGTAGATCTCGAAGCCGATCTCGGCGGAGAAGCCGGTGCGTGAAATCGTGACCGCGTGGCCGTTCAGCGTCTCGTGCAGCAGGCCGTAGTACGGGATTTGCCGCACGTGCGGGCCGAACATCTTCTCCAACAGCGGCGCCGACTTGGGTCCCTGGATCTGCACCGGCGCAACGTCGATCTCATTGATCGCGACGTCGTAGCCGGCGTTGGCGTTGACGCCCTGCGCCCAGAGGAGGACGTCGGAGTCCGAAATGCTGAACCAGAACTCGTCGTCGGCGACTCGCAGCAGCACCGGGTCGTTGATGACGCCGCCGTGCTGGTTGCACAGAATCACGTAGCGCGCCTGCATCGGCGGCAGGAGGGCGTGAACGTCGCGCGTGATCAACAGGTTGACGAAGTCGGCGGCGTCCGGGCCCTTGACCTGGATCTGACGCTCGACGGCCACGTCCCACATGCTGACGTGCTGCGTCAGGTAGCGGTATTCCTCGAGGAGCCCGCCGTCCTCGGGTCTGACGTACGCGCGCGGGTGGTAGAGGTGGTTGTAGGTGGTGTAAGCCCAGCATCCGGCGGCCTTCGATAGGTGCCACCACGGAGATTTCCTGATCCGGGTGGAAATGAGGATTCGGGCATCGCTGTTCCCGCTCTGCCGCAGGTTGATCGGCACCCGACGCCGCTTGAGTCCGTCGATCACCAGCGATTGCGTCACTTCGGGACCTCCAGTCTCCGCCGGACATTGCACCGATTCTGGACTCCGCCAACCGCCAGGGTGCCAGTGTGGCTCACGCCCTCACCCTGCTGCCGTCCGGATCGTAGAGCGGATCGTTCGCCACGGTCGCGGGCAGCCGCTCGCCAAAGTAGAGGATGTCCACCCTCGTTCCCGCCACGGCATGGGTGATGGGGAGATAGCCATACGCGATGCCGCGGCCGATGGAGTTACCGTAGTTCGCGCTGGTCACGTAGCCCAGCACGCAATCGCCGTCCATGAGGGGCTCCTTGCCCATGGCCACGCGGTTGGGGTCGTCTAGCGTGACGCAGCACAGGCAGCGGGTGATGCCCTGCGCGCGTCGATCGCTGAGCGCCTGCTTGCCGATGAACTCGCCCTTCCGCATTCGCACCGCGAATCCCAGGCCCGCCTCGTATGGGGTGTACTCCGTATGGATGTCGCTGCCCCACAGCCGATAGCCCTTCTCCAGCCGCAGCGAGTCGAAGGCGCCGCCGCCCGCCGCGATCAGGCCGAACGGCCGGCCCGCGTCCCAGAGCGCGTCCCACAGCCGCAACCCATGCTCGACAGGCGCGTAGATCTCCCACCCAAGTTCTCCCACGTATGAGATGCGCAGCGCCAGCGACGAAACTCCGCCCACGGTGATTGGCTTCGCGGTCATGTAGGGAAACCCGGCGTCGCTGGCGTCGTCCTCGCAAACGCGTTGGAGCACGTCTCGGGCTCTCGGCCCCCACAGACCCACGCAGCAGCGCTCCGAGGAGACATCTGCCACGCGCACCGAGCCGCCCTCCGGCAGATGCGACCGGATCCAGTCCAGGTCATGCGGTCCCGTGGCGCCAGAGGTGACGACCAGGAAGCGCTCCGGGCCGAGCCGCGTGACCGTGAGGTCGCACTTGATGCCGCCACTCGGCGTGAGCATGGGCGTGTAGGTGATCGACCCAACCGGCTTGTCCATCTGGTTGGACGCGAGGCGCTGCAGGGCCCCGAGCGCCCCCGGGCCGGTCAGCTCGAACTTTGCGAACGGGCTGAGGTCGAATAGGGCCGCGCGCTCACGGGTGGCCGCATGCTCGGCCGCCGCGGTGGGCGACCATTCACGCGCCGCCCAGCCGGTGCGCGATGCGCCGGCGACGTCAACTGAGTCGAGCAGGTCCCGGTTGGCGTCGTACCACTGCGGGCGCTCCCAACCGGCGCTCTCGAAGAACACGGCGCCCAGCTCCCGTTGCCGCGCAACGAAGGGCGTCAAGCGGATGTTGCGGGGGCTCTCCATCTGCTGGCGCGGGTGAATGATGTCGTAGACCTCGCGGTACTGCTGCGCGGCGCGCTGCCGCACATAGGGGCGGCTCACCGCATGGGGATGGAAACGCCGGATGTCGCACTCCCGCAGGTCGATGGTCGGCTCGCCGTTCACTATCCACTCGGCCACCGCCTTGCCCACGCCTCCGGCATGGGTGATCCACACGGCCTGCGCCGACCAGAAGCCGGGCACCTGGGGCGATTCGCCGAGCACGGGAAAGCCGTCGGTGGTGAACGAGAACATGCCGTTGAGCTCCCGCGTCAAGCCCGCGCCTTCCAGGCTGGGAATCACCTCGCCCGCCGCCGCCAGCCCGAGCTCGAAGTGCTCGGGCGCGAACGGCATTTCGGCCGGCGGGATGGGGCCGTGCCCGTGTTCGCGGATGTCCTCCGCTTCGACCAGCAGCGGATCGTGGAGGTATGAGCCGATGCCCATGGCCGCCCTTTCTTGCCGGAAGTACAGGGCTTTGTCCTGGTGGCGCACGATCGGCAGCGAAATCTCCTCAGTGCTGCCGGCCAACTCCGGCAGCGGAGTCGAAACCGCATAGAGGTGCTGCATGGGCGAGAGCGGAATCGGCACGCCGGCCAGTCCGCCGAGCCGCGGCGCCCAGATGCCGACGGCGGAGACCACGAGGTCCGTCTCGATGTCGCCCCGGCTGGTATGCACCCCGGCAATGCGGCCGTTGGCTATCTTGAATCCGGTCACCTTGACGTTGCCGAAGAACACCGCTCCGTTTCGCTCCGCCTCGCGCGCCATCGCCTCGGCCGGCCGGGTCGCCCGCGTCTGGATGTCCGACGGGACGTACATGGCCCCCAGCACGCGCTCCGAAAGGAGCGGGAAGAGTCTGCGCGCCTCGGCGGCGCTGAGCAGGTGGGCCTCCACGTCCCAGCTCAGGCCATATCCAACCTTTCGTTTCAGGTCGGCGAGTCGCTCGGGCGTCCAGGCCACCTCCAGGCTTCCCACGGTCTTCGCGCAGGGAATGCCGTCGAGCTCCATGCGCGTCCACAGATCGACGGTGTGTTGCGCGAAGCTGGTCATGGTCTTGGAGGCGTTGATCTGAAAGACCAGCCCCGGCGCGTGGGAGGTGGAGCCGCCGGTCTCGAATAGCGGGCCCTGGTCCACGACCGCGATGTCCCGCCAGCCAAGCTGCGTGAGGTGATAGGCCACGCTGCAGCCGGCGATACCGGCGCCAACGATGACCGCTCGGGCGTGTCTCGGCAGCGAGGCGTCAGGCATGTCCGTCTACAGAATCAGGCGCCGGTTGCGCAGACGTTCCCTATGAAAAGTCTGAACGGTCCCGCGCGATGGGGCGCCCGCCGCCATCCGCGAAGGGATGGCCGACCAACCCCACCCGGAACACCAGCCGTTGACCCCCATCCCAACCTTCCCCCTTCCAGGGGTAAGGGGATCATTCAGACCCTCCCTAATATTCATACCGCGCGGCAAGCTCGGGCTGATGCTCCGTGAGCCACGCCCGCAGGGGAACGGTCTCGTCGGTGACCTCCATGCGGCCGGCGCCACTGTCGATTATGTCAAGCAGTTGTCGTCGGATCGGGTCTGTCGTGTCACGCGCTGCGTGCCCTTGCGGCAGCACGTTGTCCGAGTGCAACCAGCGGTAGGCAAAGGCGAAGAACAAGACCTTGCGCGTTAGCTTCGAGTAGTTCGGGCTCCCGCTATGCCACACGCGCGCATCGAAGATCAATGCGTCACCGGCACGCAGGAGAACCGGCTCCGACCCTGGAACGAGACCGCCGGCTCCGGGCTGGACGCCGACGCTTCGGCGCCGGTGACTCCCCGGCACCACCCAGAAGTTGCCCATGTCCGGCTTGGTGACATCGGTGAGGAAGTAGCCGACTTTCAACGACAGCCGCGCCGGCACCTCGATCTCGGGCATGTCGAGGGTCCTGCGACCGTTGTCTTGGTGCCAGCCCCCCGGTCCTCGCGGTCCATCGCGCGGCTCCGGCGGCGTGAGCATGAGATGGGTGTTGAGCAGGAAGATGTTCCAGCCCAAGATTCCCCACACTTTCGGGAAGGTCGTCGGGTGGTCGATGAGGTCCACGAACGCCGGATCAAGCCCCACCGCGTTCAGGTGCTGCACCCGGTTGGTGACGCCGGCATAGGTCGCTGGGGCGACGAGCCGACCGTCTCGATGGAGACGGTCGATCACTTCGACGAGTTGGGCGGTGTGATCCCGCGTGAGCGCGCCCTCGACGCGCAGAAATCCGTCGCGTTCGAAGGCGTCGTGCTCCGCCGCGGTCAGCGCGTGTCTCAGGCAGTCGGCGTCCACGGTCGGGCCTCCTGGCAACGCGCCGGTCGCGCGAAGCTAGCACAGGGATCGGGCGCCGCTAGGCCGAGTCCCCCCGCGCCCGTTCCCACTCCTCGCGCAGGACGCCGTAGTAGACAAAGTCCACGTGTCCGTCTCGCGCCTTGTGACGGCCCCGCAGCAATCCCTCGCGCGTCATGCCCAGCTTCTCCATGACGCGCCACGATTGCCGGTTCCTCACATCCGACTCCGCGAAGACCTTGTGCAGGGCATATCGCTCGAAGCCCCAGTCGATGAGGGCCCGCCCGGCCTCCGGCACGATTCCGCGGCCCCACATGTGACGTGCCAGCGCGTAGCCGAGCTCGGCCGTATCGTGTCGCACGTTGATATGCAGCCCGATGCTGCCGACAACGCGCCGCTCCCAGACGATCGCGAACATTGCCTCGTTCGCCCAATCATCAAGAATCCGCCGCGCGATGTATTCCTCGGCATCGTCACGCGTGTAGGGCTGGGGCAGGTCGAGGAAGCGCGCAAGCTCGGGATCCGACGCGTAGGCCAGCACGTCGTCGACGTCACCGACTTCGAACGGCCGCAGAAGCAGTCTCTCGGTGGTCAACTCGACGCGGTCGTTTGGGTCGCGGCTCATTGGTGTATTGCCGGCGCTCTGCTCAACGGACTACCGATGGGCCGTACTATCAAGGCGTTCATCATCCCGCACGCATTGCGAGTCTGACGATAGCGCGCGTCAACGAGTACATCCGCTACGAGCCGAACGATCCGTGTCCCCCGCTCCTCGCGACGAGCGTCGCCCTTCAGGGGGTCGTGCTCACCCTCGCAAACACGGTGCTGTTTGTGACCATCACCGCCCGGGCCGCCGGCCAGGGCGACGCCTACCTGTCCTGGGCCGTGTTTGCCGCGCTGATCATCGCCGGAGCGACGACCGCTCTGCAGGCGGCTCGGGTCGGGCGGCTCGGAGCGGGGCACGTGTTGATGAGTGGCGCCGGACCCCACTTCGTCGCCCTGGCGATCCTGGTCCTGGCGCTGCCGGACGCCGGACTCCCGACGCTCGCCAGCCTCATTGTGGTCGCGTCGCTGGTGCAGTTCGCGCTGGCGGCCTGGCTCCCGCTGCTGCGGCGCATCATCACGCCAGTCGTCGCGGGCACGGCGCTCATGCTGATCGCCGTCATGGTTATGTCAATCGCGATTGGGAGGATCGGCGAGCCGATCGAAGGCGTGCCGCCGTCCGCGGGTCCCGCCGTGGCCGTCGTGACCTTGGCGGTGGCCGTGATGCTGGCCATGCGAGCCGCTGGAGTCTGGCGCCTGTGGGCCCCGCTCATCGGCATTGTCTCGGGTTGCGCGGTCGCCGTCCCGTTCGGCCTCTACGACCCACAGCCGGTCCTCGACGCGCCCTGGTTCGACCTGCCGGATATTGCCGCCTGGCTGGGCCTGGACCTGACACCGGGCGTGGAGTTCTGGACGTTCCTGCCGGCGTTTCTGATCGTGAGTCTGGTATCCGCCGTCAAGGCCAGCGGCGACGGCGTGGTCATTCAGCAGGTATCGCGGCGCGAGCCTCCCGCCACCGACTTTCGCCTGGTCCAAGGCGTGCTCAACACCAACGGGCTCGGCGCGTTGCTGTCGGGACTTGCCGGCACGCTGCCCACGATCATCTATTCGCCGTCCACCGTCTCGCTCATCACGTTCACCGGGGTCGCGGCGCGCCGCGTCGGGTTTGCCATGGGAGGCGTCCTCGCCGCGTTGGCGTTCTTGCCCAAGGTGGCAGCCGTGCTGCTCACCATTCCCAGCCCCGTCATGGGGGCCTTCCTGCTGATGATCATGGGGCTGCTTTTTGTGGAAGGCATGCGGACGGTCGTGCAGGACGGACTCGATCACCGAAAGGCCCTGGTGGTCGGCATTTCCCTCGCCCTCGGCGTCGGCCTGGAGAGTCGAAACGTCCTCGCGGACCTTCTGGGCGAGACCTGGGTCGCGTCACTTAGTAACGGAATGACGGTCGGCGTTGTGGCCGCCGTGCTGATGACGCTGTTCCTCGAAGCCTCCAGCCGGCGACACAGCCGACTGGAGGTCCCTCTGAGCACCGCGTCGCTGCCCACCATAGACACCTTCCTGCTCGATCTCGCGTCGAAGATCGGCTGGAACACCGCGTCGACTGAGCGCCTGCGCGCCGCGGGCGAGGAGACGCTGTCGAGTCTGCTGCAGGCTGACTCCGACTACGGGGCCGATCGGGTGCCGCGATTGATCGTCGTGGCTCGCCCCGGCGAGGCGATGGAGTTGGAGTTCCTGGCGGTCTTCGACGAGGAAAACCTCCAGGACCGGCTGGCCTACTTGAGCGAGCAGCCCCAGGTTCCCGAGGCAGCCGAGATATCCTTCCGCCTTTTGCGGCACTATGCATCCTCGGTGCACCATCGGAAGTATCACGGCGTCGACGTGGTGACGGTGCACGTGGATGGCTCGCGTTAGCTGGATGACGTGGTTGCATTGAACGTGGTGGAAACGTCCCCCACCGCCAGACGAAAGGACAGGCCCTGATGGCCGGATACGTGATCGTGAATGACGAGATTACGGACGACGCTGCCTTTGCCGAGTTTCGCCAGAAGGTCGGGGCGACCGTGGCGGCTCACGGCGGCAGATATCTCGTGCGCGGCGGCGCCACGGAGGTCATCGACGGTGACTGGGCTCCCGACCGCCTCGTCGTCATCGAGTTCGACAGCGTGGACCAGGCGAAGGCGTGGCTGAACTCGGCCGAGTTTCTGGCGATCAAGGACCTTCGCGTCAGCTCCGCCAGCGCCAGCGTGGTGGTCGCCGAGGGCGTCTGACGTAGGCAGGGTCTGAATTGGTCGGAAGGCTCGACCCCAATCCGTTCGGTAATCCTTCGACAATCTCAGGGCGAACGGATTGGGATCCATGCATGCCAAGGCCGTGTACGTGTCCAGAGGTTTCCTAGCCTTTATCGCTTGTCGAACACCGGGCCGGCGATGCTCAGTCGATCGACAGCCCGGCGAACTTCGCCGCGTTGACGCCGTGGACGAGCCGCTTCTCCTCGTCCGACAGGAAGTCGGCGTGCGTGGTGACCATGGTGAGGTTCTGCTTGTAGGTGCAGCGGCCCTCGGTCCACGGCCAATCCGTGCCCCACATGACGCGCTCGACGCCCGCGCCCCGAACCAGACCCTCGAGCAGCGCAAGGCCATTGGCGTAGGGGTATTCCCACTCCGGGCCTTGTAGACCACCGTTCTTCCACGCGATCTCGTCGCCGAAGAAGATCGTGATGGCGGCGATGTCGGTGTAGAGGTGCTCGTGCCGGTTCAGCAGCGCCACGAATGGCTCCAACGACGGAAACGGCGGACGGCAGTTGGCCAGCCACTGGTCGCCCCAGGTGAAGCAACCCCAATGCGTCAGCAGGAATTTGACCGTGGGGAAGTCGCGCGCCACGGGATCGAAGAGGCCGAGAAACTCCTTGTAGTCCGACACGCAGGCGCGCAGCCGCGGATCGTTCCAGCGCTCCCAGGCCATGATGATCGGCACGTCGCGCTCGGCGCACAGCTCGTAGACCTTGCACAGGCCGGGATCGGACGGCCAGTGGCCGGTATAGGCGGGAAAGATTTTGAGCCCCACGGCCCCCGCGTCGAGGTCCTCCCGGATCCGGTCGAGGTATCCAGGCCGGTCGGGGTTGATGTGGTCGGTGAACCAGATGAAGCGGTCATGGTCGGCGGCGGCGAGGGCGTCGGTAAAGTATTCCTTGGTGATTTGGTTGATGGACGGATCGTTCCAGGTGTCGCCAAGGTCCGGCCAGATGTCCTCCGCCGTGTAGCTGATGAGGAAGCACTTGTCCACGCCGGCGTAGTTCATCTCGTCCAGCAGCAGCTCGGCCGACATTTCGTGCCAGGTGTAGTGCATCCGGATGCTGCGCTCGACGCCGTGCGCCTTTTCGAAGATGTGGACCTGGGTGTCGATGATCACTCGTGCCTCGTTTCCCGGGCATGCGCGCGGCGGCGCCGCCCCTCGCGGCTATGTGCGCAGGGTACTCAGATCGGCGGGGATTGGCCCTCATGACGGCGACGCTTGCACGAGGAGGTAGGGGCGGTTCGCGAACCGCCCGTCAGCCGCGCATCCAGTCTCCCCAGTTTCGACTGGACTGGATTCCGGCCTCCGCCGGAATGACGGAGGGGCTGTGCCCGGTGGCCCAGGCTGCGCGCCGCCTGGGCCCCGCGATTGCGAGTGGTCCGGTCCCCTCTCCCCACGGCGGGAGAGGGATAGGGTGAGGGGAGCGGACGGCCCCACGCTGCGTGCAGCGTGGGCCACCGAAGACATTCTCGATTCGTCACTCCGAGCCGTAGGCGAGGAATCTAACGGGCTGGATATCAGGCGCTGCGCTCGTCGCCTGCGCACGGTCCGCGCCAAGCCGGCGCTACCCTGCTCCCTAGACAGGCGCCACGTCGGCGCCTGAGAGTCTTGTCTGCCGAGCTGCCGCCGTGCCCGACCACCGCATCGTTCTCACCTACGACCCCGACGTGACGCTAGTGGACCGCGTTCGCGCCGCGCTGCCGCACCGGTCGCTCGAGATCGTGCGGGAGCTTTCCCCGGAAGCGCTGCCCCAGGCGATGCCCGGCACGACGATCCTCTTTGGCAACTACCTCTCCCCGACGGCGCTGCGAGCGGCGCGCGACCTGCGCTGGATTCAGACCGTGGGCGCGGGAGTAGACGTGCTGCTGTCGGTCGATCTCACGTCGACGGACGTCGTCGTCACCAACACCAGCGGGGCGTTCGGCGTCCAGATCGCCGAGCACGCGCTATCGCTGATGTTCGCCTTGGCCCGCCGCCTGCCCGGCGCGCTGCACTCACAGGCGGCGCGGCGCTACGAACCCGAGCCCCGCGACGACCTTTTCGAGCTGACCGGCAAGACGCTCGGCATCGTGGGGTTCGGCGACGTGGGTCAGGCGTTGGCGCGCCGCGCGCGCGGCATTGGCATGCGCGTGATCGCGCTGCGTCGCTCGCCGGGCAGTTCGCCCGCGACGCACCCGCCGCTGGCGGACCCGGCGCTCGACCCGCTGGCCGACTCGGACCGCGGCGATGCGTCGGCGCTCGTGTACGAGGTGTTGGGACCCGACCGGCTGGACGAGCTGCTGCGCGAGTCCGACGTGGTGGTCAACGCCGCGCCCCTGACGGACGCAACCGTGGGCATGTTCGGCCGGGAGCAGTTCGCTCGCATGCGCTCCACCGCCTGCTTCATCAACCTGGGACGCGGCGAAACGGTGGACCAGGACGCGCTGATCGACGCGCTGCGCGACGGCGTCATCGCCGGGGCGGGCCTGGACGTCACCACGCCCGAGCCACTGCCGCCGAATTCGCCTCTCTGGGCGCTGCCCAACGTCATCCTCACCGCGCACTACGCCGGTTGGTCGGACACCATGCTCGACCGCATCTACGCGATCTTCGCGGACAACCTCCGCCGTTTCGACCGCGGCGAGCCGCTACGGAACCGGGTAGACCTGCGGGCGGGGTATTGATCAGTCCTCGTCCGCCGTCAGGTCCTTATGCGAAATCGGCGGCGATCCGGGAACGCAGCTCCAAGGTTCGCGTTGATCCTCGCTGCCGTCCGCTCGGGTGATTTGCCAGCCGGCGCTCATGGGCTCGATGTCGCTGCAATGCTGGATCTTGGCCGTCCGGATGCACTTGCCGTCGAGGACGTAGCTGGTGGCGGATGCGACCTTGTGCATGGTTCCGTCGGCCGAGATGCGGTCCATGGCGAACATGCCCATCTGGATGTGAGTGTCCAGCTCGTCGTCGAACGGTCGCCCGTAGACCGCCTCCGCCTCGGCGACGTCGTACTGCAAGACCTGTTCGACGGTGTGTCCCTCTACCACGACGTGAATCCAGCGCACGTTGACGCCCCGGATCTGGCCGGTTTGTTCGGTGACCCTTGCGGTCATGACAACTGGCCTTTCCGGCAGCCCGCCGGTCTTGGCCGCGAACGCCCGGCATCGGAGTGAATCGAGCAACCGGCCACTAGGGCAGTCTCAGCGAGTCTTGTATTTCATCGCTCGCCATCTCGAACAGCCGCGCCAGGGCGTTGGCCAGGTGCATCTGACGGGGCGTGCGGCAGCGCACGGCCAGCAGGCCCGGACTGGCCACGACCACTGCGAGGCACTTGGCCCGGCTGGTGGCGACGTTGAGGCGGTTGAGGCTGTAGAGAAACTCCATGCCGCGCGGGGCCTCCTCCGCTGAGCTCGTCGCCATCGAGTAAATGGCGATCGGCGCTTCCTGGCCCTGGAACTTATCGACCGTGCCGATGCGCAACGTGCGGAGCTCGGGGCGGGACTCGAGCGCGCGGATCTGCCGGTTGTAGGGCGTGATGATGAGCACGTCTTCTTCAGTCAGCGTGTGAGTCGCTCCCTCGGCATCGGTCCAGGCGGGGCGCGACCGGAGCAACCGGTCGACGCTTTCGGCAATGGCCGCCGCCTCTTCCTCCGAGTCGCTGACGCGGCGCTCATGCTCCACCTCCACGAAGCGCAGCCCCGTGCCGCGGAACGGCGGCGAACCGGCCAGGTCCAGGTTCTCGCGACCGTCGTGCGAGCGCAGGCTGTCCTCGTAGAAGACCTCCGAGGTGAAGTCGCAGATGCTGGGATGCAGGCGCCAGGTGCCGTCGAGAAACAGCCCGAATTGCTCGGGCATGACCCGGGCGCCATCGAGTACGTGGGCCAGCACCGACCGCTCCGCGCCCGGTGGGTGCACGCCCTGCAGCGGCTGATCCAGCTGCTGTGGATCGCCCAGCAGCACCAGGCTGTCGGCGCAACGCGCCGAGGCCAAGGCGTCGGCCAGCGACATTTGTCCGGCCTCATCGATGCAGAGCACGTCGACCAGGCCCTCGGCTTCCGCGCGCGCCCAGAGCCAGGAGGTCCCGCCGACAACGTCAAGCGATCCCGTGGCGAGCGCTCTGCACGCGGCCCCGGTGTTCGCGAGGGGCTGCGCATCGGCGAATTCAGGCTCGGATGACCGAAATCGGGTCCGCTGGCCGATCCTGACAGGGACGCCGCGCTCGGCCGCCACCCGCGCCGTTTTCTCCAGCAACTCGCCGATGACCTTGTGGCTGTTGGCCGTCACGCCCACGCGTTTCCCGGCTGCCACCAGGTCCACGATCATCTCGGCGCCAACCGTGCTCTTGCCGGATCCTGGCGGCCCCTGGATCGCCAGGTAGCTCTCGTCCAGCGTCAGGACCAGCCGCCGGGCCGCGTCCTGGGCGTCTTCGCCGTCACCCGCCAGCGGCGCTCCCTCAGCCTGTCCAAGCCGTGGTGGACGCCGTAGCAACAAGTCGCGCGCCGCCCGATAAGGCGCGGGAGCGTCGATGCCGAGATCGATCACCCAGGCTGCCAGATTCCACAAGCTCGGCGGTTTTGGCCCTGGATCGACATATTCGTAGGGGATCAGCGATGTCATTACGGGCGTCGCGCGGCTCGACGCCACCCTTAGTTCAATCACGCGGGCATGATCGTCCACGGCGACCACTTCCCCGACCGGCACCCCGTGCTGATCGTGCGGACGGTCGCCGACCTCAAACTTGTGGTCCTGCGGCGGGAAGCGAAAGCGGTAGATCGTAGACCGCGACCGCGGCCGGGGATCGGCCCGGCTGCCCGCGTAGCTGAGCTGGCCCAGCGCATCGGACTCGTCCACGCGTTCTTCGTCGGTGACTACGTCCCGCAGGTGGAAATAGCGCCACCAGAACGCCTTGTCCTCGCGCCGGTGCCAGTCGAGCAGTTGCGCCAGCAGCCACCGCCCGCGTTGGGCCGGATCTTCGAGCGTCCTGCCGTCCGTCAGGTCCACGGGCAAGTCCGCAGTGAGCTCGGCCACGAGTTCCTGCACCGCCTGTTGCACGTCCGAGTCCTCGGTCTCCTCCACCGGCATGTCCATGGGACGCGGCGGGGCCTCGGCGCCAACCTCGTTCACCAGCGCGGCGCGCTGCCCTTCCAGCCACTCGCGCAGGTGGTAGGTGGACAGGCAGTCGTCACGGTTATAGGCCCTGATCTGCTCCAGCAGCCCGTCCCGATCAGTCTCTTCGCCGGGCTCGAGCCAGTGCTCGAACTCCACGATGCTTTCGCCCGCGTCGCGCAGGTCGACTTCCCGT from Chloroflexota bacterium includes the following:
- a CDS encoding amidohydrolase family protein, with translation MIIDTQVHIFEKAHGVERSIRMHYTWHEMSAELLLDEMNYAGVDKCFLISYTAEDIWPDLGDTWNDPSINQITKEYFTDALAAADHDRFIWFTDHINPDRPGYLDRIREDLDAGAVGLKIFPAYTGHWPSDPGLCKVYELCAERDVPIIMAWERWNDPRLRACVSDYKEFLGLFDPVARDFPTVKFLLTHWGCFTWGDQWLANCRPPFPSLEPFVALLNRHEHLYTDIAAITIFFGDEIAWKNGGLQGPEWEYPYANGLALLEGLVRGAGVERVMWGTDWPWTEGRCTYKQNLTMVTTHADFLSDEEKRLVHGVNAAKFAGLSID
- a CDS encoding D-2-hydroxyacid dehydrogenase, which codes for MPDHRIVLTYDPDVTLVDRVRAALPHRSLEIVRELSPEALPQAMPGTTILFGNYLSPTALRAARDLRWIQTVGAGVDVLLSVDLTSTDVVVTNTSGAFGVQIAEHALSLMFALARRLPGALHSQAARRYEPEPRDDLFELTGKTLGIVGFGDVGQALARRARGIGMRVIALRRSPGSSPATHPPLADPALDPLADSDRGDASALVYEVLGPDRLDELLRESDVVVNAAPLTDATVGMFGREQFARMRSTACFINLGRGETVDQDALIDALRDGVIAGAGLDVTTPEPLPPNSPLWALPNVILTAHYAGWSDTMLDRIYAIFADNLRRFDRGEPLRNRVDLRAGY
- a CDS encoding TM0106 family RecB-like putative nuclease — its product is MRLAKYVDGALALIARVAVAQPAATGRAGESAMQLIDDRLVYSATDLVAFLECRHLANLERAAALRHLKRPFQDDPVLDRMARRGREYEERFLEGLRAQSLRIEEIRPPDTVSGSAAVGPQHNATLRAMRDGVDVIYQAVLLGDRRLGYADFLRRVETPSDLGSWSYEVWDTKLARHPTAPAVLQIGMYSNLLGAMQGRQPERMHLALGGVARRTESLRVADFAAYGRLVAREFEAMLDELEPAVPVVSKPEPVGHCDFCRWSQTCRDQWRQEDDLALVANLTSRQRRALHAIDVTTRRGLANPSPPLPDRLDGVSPESLERAQAQAAIQVRGDGRVISERIPPERDRDGTLVPDRGLWALPEPSPGDLFLDLEGDPFFGSEEIDGVDYLFGVIEPGWPDAAGDPTFHAFWSIADGTVTPAAERQAFEDCVDLIMDRWADHPGMHVYHYAPYETGAMKRLAGRYATREAHVDQLLRGKVFVDLYRVVRQGIRASVESYSIKRLEPLYGFKREVDLRDAGESIVEFEHWLEPGEETDRDGLLEQIRAYNRDDCLSTYHLREWLEGQRAALVNEVGAEAPPRPMDMPVEETEDSDVQQAVQELVAELTADLPVDLTDGRTLEDPAQRGRWLLAQLLDWHRREDKAFWWRYFHLRDVVTDEERVDESDALGQLSYAGSRADPRPRSRSTIYRFRFPPQDHKFEVGDRPHDQHGVPVGEVVAVDDHARVIELRVASSRATPVMTSLIPYEYVDPGPKPPSLWNLAAWVIDLGIDAPAPYRAARDLLLRRPPRLGQAEGAPLAGDGEDAQDAARRLVLTLDESYLAIQGPPGSGKSTVGAEMIVDLVAAGKRVGVTANSHKVIGELLEKTARVAAERGVPVRIGQRTRFRSSEPEFADAQPLANTGAACRALATGSLDVVGGTSWLWARAEAEGLVDVLCIDEAGQMSLADALASARCADSLVLLGDPQQLDQPLQGVHPPGAERSVLAHVLDGARVMPEQFGLFLDGTWRLHPSICDFTSEVFYEDSLRSHDGRENLDLAGSPPFRGTGLRFVEVEHERRVSDSEEEAAAIAESVDRLLRSRPAWTDAEGATHTLTEEDVLIITPYNRQIRALESRPELRTLRIGTVDKFQGQEAPIAIYSMATSSAEEAPRGMEFLYSLNRLNVATSRAKCLAVVVASPGLLAVRCRTPRQMHLANALARLFEMASDEIQDSLRLP